In Candidatus Poribacteria bacterium, the DNA window ATGGTCTCTTACGTGGTCGCCGAGTGGGGAATGGATCGCCTATCGTTTGACAGACGTATTCGATGATTTGGTCGTCGGGGTCGTAAACACAGTAGATAGTAAGCGGGGGGGAGTGCTTGAGGCGACGCGAGGATTAAAACCTCTTTATCTTGATTGGGTCCCGGAGGCATTTTTCTCAGTATCCCCGAGCACGGAGAAGCAGACAACGTTATGGGGTAGACTCAAGCAGACAGAGAATACTTCTAAGTAACCGCCGTGTTACAGGAGGAATTTATGTATATGAAACGCTTGCGATTTTATGTGGTATTAGGGATGGCGTTGTTGCTAAGTGGCAGCCTATTCGTCAACAGCGCGTGGGCGGCAGCGGCTGAGATCATTTCTTTTCTCCCCAGAGGGAACGGAGAGCGTTCCATCCATTTCATAGATACCCAGGGCAAACTCCTTCAAGGATTGATGGTGGGTCCTGGACGTATAAGCAGCTTCAGCTGGTCCCCTGATGGGCATTCGATTGCCCACGGTTCTAATCAGGATGGGGATCCTGATATTTATGTGAGGGATGTGAGAACAAATGTAGCACGTCAGTTGACGTTCCACGATAGTCGAGATATATGGCCCGCTTGGTCGCCGAATGGGAAGTGGATCGCATTCATCTCCGAACGTGACGGGGAGATGGACATCTACAGAATGGATGCAGATGGCGCAAATGTGAAGCGGCTGACGAGCCGGGGCGACTGCAAAAGACCGGCTTGGTCGCCAGACAGCCAATCGATTGCCTTTAGTGCATCCAAGAAAGATGAAGAAATAGGATCCGATATTTATGTCATGAGTGCTGAAGGAAAAGGGTTGAGGCGGCTCGCAGATACATCTGCCAGTGTCTGCGCATGGTCGCCGGATGGTAAAGAGATCGCTTTTATTCCACCTGGAGATGCTGTCGGGGGTACTGCGCTCTTCAGTATTGACATAAATGGCAAAAACATGCGTCAACTCACCCGGTTGTATAAAGGGTGGACATTAATCACTTCACCGGTATGGTCCCCGCGTGGCAAATGGATTGCCTATATTTTGACTCAAATGCCAGAAGCATTGGTCGAAAGATTGCTCGGAGGGGAGCGGATTCCGGCAGATGAAGTTTCCGCTAACGCGGTCCTCTGTATCGCCAATACAGAAGACGTTGGGGGTGGGGAACCCATCGAAATGCCAAGAGGATTAGTACCTGGTCATCTTCAGTGGATGCCGGAGGAATTTCTCTCTGTATCCCCGAGTGCGGAGAAGCAGATAACATTTTGGGGGGTGCTCAAGCAGACCGAGAATATTTCTAAGTAACTGCCGCGTTACAGGAGGAATTTATGAATGTGAAACGCATACGACCTTATGTAATATTAGGGTTGGCATTATTACTAAGTAGTGGGTGGGCGGAAACTGAGTGGGATGTCCTTTCTTTTAATTCTGAAAAAGGTGGAGACAGTCCTATCATTCTCATGAATACCGACGGAGAGATACTCCAAAAATTGGCAACCGATCCGGGAAAGCCATCCCAATTCACTTGGTCTCCCAGTGGGCATTCGATTGCCTATGAGTCTTGGCACGGTGGGAACCTTGATATTTATGTAATGGATGTCGGAACAGATGAACACCGTCAGTTGACTTTTGACGGTAA includes these proteins:
- a CDS encoding DPP IV N-terminal domain-containing protein, whose product is MYMKRLRFYVVLGMALLLSGSLFVNSAWAAAAEIISFLPRGNGERSIHFIDTQGKLLQGLMVGPGRISSFSWSPDGHSIAHGSNQDGDPDIYVRDVRTNVARQLTFHDSRDIWPAWSPNGKWIAFISERDGEMDIYRMDADGANVKRLTSRGDCKRPAWSPDSQSIAFSASKKDEEIGSDIYVMSAEGKGLRRLADTSASVCAWSPDGKEIAFIPPGDAVGGTALFSIDINGKNMRQLTRLYKGWTLITSPVWSPRGKWIAYILTQMPEALVERLLGGERIPADEVSANAVLCIANTEDVGGGEPIEMPRGLVPGHLQWMPEEFLSVSPSAEKQITFWGVLKQTENISK